A single region of the Stigmatopora argus isolate UIUO_Sarg chromosome 6, RoL_Sarg_1.0, whole genome shotgun sequence genome encodes:
- the st3gal8 gene encoding ST3 beta-galactoside alpha-2,3-sialyltransferase 8 encodes MLLKRKLCVAAGSAAVLLLMLASQSIQRSSIQHFLSLSLATPAGDNASQEAAQPIDVTSTHALVNTAKNARPCSCAQDCVSDLSESDWFRRRYDPRQRLVVRDANEHFDADVLNWWMSLQQSGTTQTLQEVMSRMFQVISPPSVDFTPWPSRCRQCAVVGNSGNLLKSGHGELIDSHASVIRMNKAVTRGFEKDVGNRTTHRFLYPESAVDVERGVRLVLLPFKTRDLQWLTSALSTGEVQMTYVRVKARVTADKDKVLVVSPAFFKYVHERWTERHGRYPSTGMLALIYALHACDQVSVFGYGADRQGNWHHYWEEDRHAGAFRKTGIHSGDFESEVIRRLAQEGKIRLHA; translated from the exons ATGTTGTTGAAGAGGAAGCTGTGCGTGGCGGCGGGGTCCGCCGCCGTCCTTCTCCTCATGCTCGCCAGCCAGAGCATCCAGCGCTCCAGCATCCAGCACTTCCTGTCGCTGTCTTTAGCCACGCCCGCCGGCGACAACGCCAGTCAGGAAGCGG CGCAACCTATCGATGTCACCAGCACACACGCGCTCGTCAATACGGCGAAGAACGCAAG GCCCTGCAGTTGTGCCCAGGACTGTGTTTCGGACCTGAGCGAGTCCGACTGGTTCCGCCGTCGCTACGACCCACGCCAGCGACTCGTCGTCCGCGACGCCAACGAGCACTTTGACGCCGACGTGCTCAACTGGTGGATG AGTCTCCAGCAATCGGGCACCACTCAGACTCTCCAGGAAGTGATGTCACGCATGTTCCAGGTGATCTCCCCGCCCTCCGTGGACTTCACGCCGTGGCCCTCGCGGTGCCGCCAATGCGCCGTGGTGGGAAACTCGGGCAACCTCCTCAAGTCGGGACACGGGGAACTCATCGACTCCCACGCCTCCGTCATCCG GATGAACAAGGCGGTGACGCGTGGCTTTGAAAAAGACGTGGGGAACCGCACCACGCATCGCTTCCTGTACCCGGAGAGCGCGGTGGACGTCGAGCGCGGCGTCCGCCTGGTCCTGCTGCCCTTCAAGACTCGAGACCTGCAGTGGCTGACCAGCGCGTTGTCCACCGGGGAGGTTCAAAT GACCTACGTGAGGGTGAAAGCGCGGGTGACGGCGGATAAAGACAAG GTTCTGGTGGTGAGTCCCGCCTTCTTCAAGTACGTCCACGAGCGCTGGACGGAGCGTCACGGCCGCTACCCGTCCACCGGCATGCTGGCGCTCATCTACGCGCTGCACGCCTGCGACCAG GTGTCGGTGTTCGGCTACGGTGCCGACCGTCAGGGCAACTGGCACCACTACTGGGAGGAGGACCGACACGCCGGCGCCTTCCGCAAAACGGGCATCCACAGCGGCGACTTTGAGTCGGAGGTCATCCGCCGTCTGGCCCAGGAGGGAAAGATCCGACTGCATGCCTGA